In Pecten maximus chromosome 10, xPecMax1.1, whole genome shotgun sequence, one genomic interval encodes:
- the LOC117336280 gene encoding uncharacterized protein LOC117336280 — MAVPVQLFVLVVIFGFITATQGYDYDLMPKPKECRNRIGEKKCEGLLNNKYKGKLYDMCFGYSGMDDCCQFCVQRLACENGIGNKDDLINLKIKYMYLTVECKDTMKYSQCVDIHNNVYKKDIKAMCKDKKYAGMCCTFCKYGVGKDWNHLLIDEWMKHPYKAIENIFGGYGGYGGYGGNGKNGKYDDGKKDMLGGFGYDGYDDKVDDYMKDMFDSFDYADKDGKGDYDTRKDMLGYGGYDGKVDDYVKDMLNGFGYGGKDGKGDYGDKDDKYDYDIKKDMLGYGGYGDKVYGYIKDMFGGYGYGGKDGKGDYGNKNGKGDYGNKNGKGDYGNKNGKGDYGNKNGKGDYGNKNGKGDYGNKNGKGDYGNKNGKGDYGNKNGKGDYGDIDIKKLLDGFRYGGKDRKSDDYIKKVLDGLGIGNFNGFNDDDYYDKFINNGNKGSGYKGSKKDYLRRKLTSNGVRDTIKMDNSPLRKRRDVDSDEKCRDSIGEENCRKMMMNKYYDHGGMPHIFCSNPHNVVSCCRFCSTALAEGADNRKLRELAFQGKGEYPEDEESEPCEGDSLSPGKCNQIVYSMFKGSRKAMCATIHYGNVCCHSCRRYATL; from the exons ATGGCCGTCCCCGTGCAGCTATTTGTGCTCGTTGTTATATTTGGATTCATCACAG CTACACAGGGCTACGATTATGACCTGATGCCAAAGCCGAAGGAATGCAGGAACAGGATAGGGGAGAAGAAATGTGAAGGACttcttaataacaaatacaaagGAAAACTTTACGACATGTGTTTCGGCTATTCCGGAATGGACGACTGTTGTCAATTTTGCGTCCAACGGCTCGCTTGTGAAAATGGCATCGGAAATAAGGATGATCTTATTA atcTGAAGATAAAGTATATGTACCTGACGGTCGAATGTAAGGATACAATGAAATATTCTCAGTGTGTTGATATTCATAACAACGTATACAAAAAAGATATAAAGGCTATGTGTAAAGATAAAAAGTATGCTGGAATGTGTTGTACATTCTGCAAATACGGAGTGGGGAAGGATTGGAACCATCTCTTGATTGACGAATGGA TGAAACACCCTTATAAGGCAATCGAAAATATCTTCGGTGGTTATGGCGGGTACGGCGGGTACGGCG GTAATGGCAAAAACGGTAAATATGATGACGGCAAAAAAGATATGCTCGGCGGATTTGGCTATGACGGTTATGATGATAAAGTTGATGATTACATGAAGGATATGTTCGATAGCTTTGACTATGCTGACAAAGACGGCAAAGGCGATTACGATACAAGAAAGGATATGCTTGGCTACGGTGGCTATGATGGTAAAGTCGATGATTATGTAAAGGATATGCTCAATGGATTTGGCTATGGTGGCAAAGACGGCAAAGGCGATTATGGTGACAAGGATGACAAATACGATTATGATATCAAAAAGGATATGCTTGGCTACGGTGGCTATGGGGACAAAGTCTATGGTTATATAAAGGATATGTTCGGTGGATATGGCTACGGTGGCAAAGACGGTAAAGGCGATTATGGCAACAAAAACGGCAAAGGCGATTATGGCAACAAAAACGGCAAAGGCGATTATGGCAACAAAAACGGCAAAGGCGATTATGGCAACAAAAACGGCAAAGGCGATTATGGCAACAAAAACGGCAAAGGCGATTATGGCAACAAAAACGGCAAAGGCGATTATGGCAACAAAAATGGCAAAGGCGATTATGGCAACAAAAATGGCAAAGGCGATTATGGCGACATTGATATAAAGAAGTTGCTCGATGGATTTCGCTATGGTGGCAAAGACAGGAAAAGTGATGATTATATAAAGAAGGTGCTTGATGGACTTGGCATAGGTAACTTCAATGGTTTTAAcgatgatgattactatgataaGTTCATAAACAATGGTAACAAGGGTTCTGGATATAAGGGCAGTAAGAAAGATTATCTTCGAAGGAAACTGACATCAAATGGTGTAAGAGACACCATCAAAATGGACAATTCTCCTCTTCGTAAGAGACGCGATGTCGACAGCGACGAAAAGTGTAGGGATAGTATCGGAGAAGAAAATTGCCGCAAAATGATGATGAATAAATACTACGACCACGGAGGAATGCCCCATATTTTCTGTTCGAATCCCCACAACGTGGTGTCTTGTTGCCGTTTTTGCTCTACTGCTTTAGCTGAAGGAGCCGACAACAGGAAACTAAGGGAACTAG CGTTCCAGGGTAAAGGCGAATATCCAGAGGATGAGGAATCAGAACCCTGCGAAGGGGACAGCTTATCCCCAGGCAAGTGCAACCAAATCGTCTACTCGATGTTCAAGGGGAGTAGAAAAGCTATGTGTGCAACTATCCATTATGGAAATGTCTGCTGTCATTCATGCAGAAGATACGCAACGCTGTAG